Proteins encoded within one genomic window of Callithrix jacchus isolate 240 chromosome 11, calJac240_pri, whole genome shotgun sequence:
- the CD36 gene encoding platelet glycoprotein 4, with the protein MGCDRNCGLIAGAVTGAILAVFGGILMPVGDLLIEKTIKKEVVLEEGTIAFKNWVKTGTEVYRQFWIFDVQNPQEVMMNSSNIKVEQKGPYTYRVRYLAKENVTQDPEDNTVSFLQPNGAIFEPSLSVGTENDNFTVLNLAVAAAAHVYQNAFVQVVLNSLIKKSKSSMFQTRSLKELLWGYTDPFLSLVPYPVTTTVGLFYPYNNTADGVYKVFNGKDNINKVAVIDTYKGKRNLSYWESYCDMINGTDAASFPPFVEKSQVLQFFSSDICRSIYAVFESEIDLKGIPVYRFVLPPKAFASPLQNPDNHCFCTENIISKNCTSYGVLDISKCKEGRPVYISLPHFLHASPDVSEPIDGLNPNEEEHRTYLDIEPITGFTLQFAKRLQVNLLVKPSKKIEALKRLKRNYIVPIIWLNETGTIGNEKANMFRSKVTGKINLLGLIEMILLSVGVVMFVAFMILYCACRSKTIK; encoded by the exons ATGGGCTGTGATCGGAACTGTGGGCTCATTGCTGGGGCTGTCACTGGTGCCATCCTGGCTGTGTTTGGAGGTATTCTAATGCCAGTTGGAGACTTGCTCATTGAGAAGACAATTAAAAAG gaAGTTGTCCTTGAAGAAGGtacaattgcttttaaaaattgggttaaaACAGGCACAGAAGTTTACAGACAGTTTTGGATCTTTGATGTGCAAAATCCACAGGAAGTGATGATGAACAGCAGCAACATTAAAGTTGAGCAAAAAGGTCCTTATACGTACAG AGTTCGTTATCTAGCCAAGGAAAATGTAACCCAGGACCCTGAGGACAATACAGTCTCTTTCCTACAGCCCAATGGCGCCATCTTTGAGCCTTCACTATCGGTTGGAACAGAAAATGACAACTTCACGGTTCTCAATCTGGCTGTGGCA gctgCAGCCCATGTCTATCAAAATGCATTTGTTCAGGTGGTACTCAATTcacttattaaaaagtcaaaatcttcTATGTTCCAAACCAGAAGTTTGAAGGAACTGTTATGGGGCTATACAGATCCATTTTTGAGTTTGGTTCCATACCCTGTTACTACCACAGTTGGTCTATTTTATCCT TACAACAATACTGCAGATGGAGTTTATAAAGTTTTCAATGGAAAAGATAACATAAACAAAGTTGCCGTAATTGACACTTATAAAGGTAAAAG gaatCTCTCCTATTGGGAAAGTTATTGTGACATGATTAATGGTACAG ATGCAGCCTCGTTTCCACCTTTTGTTGAGAAGAGCCAGGTTTTGCAGTTCTTTTCTTCTGACATTTGCAG gTCAATCTATGCTGTATTTGAATCCGAAATTGACCTGAAAGGAATCCCTGTGTACAGATTTGTTCTTCCACCCAAAGCCTTTGCCTCTCCACTTCAAAACCCAGACAACCATTGTTTCTGCACAGAAAATATTATCTCAAAAAATTGTACATCATATGGTGTGCTAgacatcagcaaatgcaaagaag GGAGACCTGTGTACATTTCACTTCCTCATTTTCTACATGCAAGTCCTGATGTTTCAGAACCTATTGATGGCTTAAACCCAAATGAAGAAGAACATAGGACATACTTGGATATTGAACCT ATAACTGGATTCACTTTACAATTTGCAAAACGACTGCAGGTCAACCTATTGGTCAAGCCATCAAAAAAAATTGA AGCATTAAAGCGTTTGAAGAGGAACTATATTGTCCCTATTATTTGGCTTAATGAG ACTGGGACCATTGGTAATGAGAAGGCAAACATGTTCAGAAGTAAAGTTACTGGAAAAATCAACCTCCTTGGCCTGATAGAAATGATCTTACTTAGTGTTGGTGTGGTGATGTTTGTTGCTTTCATGATTTTATATTGCGCATGCagatcaaaaacaataaaataa